ACTTTCATAATCTATATAGCGCACACATGAAttaattgaatgcttttattGTTGGCGTTGATAATATTTAGATTATATATCTCcgtcaaattaaatttaaaacaattaaagtcttgtaattaaatataaagttaatttagaataatttattttcaaacctGAAATTTCAACTGTGTCTCCAGCTTTAACATTACAGAGGTAGTTACTGACACTGTCTGGCAACAGTTCGGCACGACGAACGCATAGACTGAGTGTCTTGTCATCAAAAGTATCTCCACGGCTACATGATGCAATCGAGAAATAGCGTTTGATCTGCaggaataatatttaattagtagagaaaaacactaaaaattaaatcacaaaatGTGAAAATGCATGCACTTAAACATGCTCGATCCCCACCGATTGAAAATGTACTAAAAGATATTGGCCTTCCTTGAACTTAAAACTGCCACCGTGATCAAGCACAATATGGCAGACCTCTCCGAGGCCGCCTTTGGGGCCAACAAGAGTCTCCACTGAGACAACTGTTGTGTAAAGCTTCTCAACTTCCACAGGTACTTCTGATCTAACTTCCGCAGCTTCTAAAGGGATGACTGCAGCATTCAGTTTTGTAGCTCGGAGTCCAGACATGCGGATAACATTGTGGTTATAATTGGAGTATTGCTGTTTTTCTTTCCTCAAAGATAAACAGGGCAGGGACGTCGGCGCATTGTTTCTGAAGCTCAGATTACTGAAAATCTGCataacaagaatatgaatgAGCTACAACTGCGGTAATAATCTTGCCTTCCGAGTTCATAATACACATACACACGCAGAAAAAGTTACaacaaaatataagaaacaGACAGAATTATTTATATAGGGCTTAATCAAGATATGATCACCAGTGAAGCAGAGCgattaaaccctaaactcttCCCAGGGAGCATCTGCGCATGCATGACACTGCAAAGATTAGCCCTGCAATCAATTAACACAACCAAAACCTTAGCTTGACacgcataaatatatatatatttataaccaaCCACACATGTCTGAATAATATATACAAAGGATGTTAGTGAAAATAGATACTTGAGAGCCATTTTGGAGTTTCAACAACACAAAGTGAAAACCTCAGACAACAGTATGAAGAGTGAAGAAGAATGACTCGAAACCCTAAACATATATAGAATAGGAATGAGGGGAACTCGGTCATAAAGATCTTCAATTACGTGGTGCAAAATGCTCACGTGCCCCACCACACTTCTTACTGATAAGAATGCCTAGAACTTTTGAGTGTTAATCAATGCAATTGCAAAATACTTGCCCAGTTAGCTGTCTTGTACCTCTTTAACATCAATGCCGGATAAAACAGTTGAGTGTGAGTACATATGACACGTATCTTGTGAACATATAAAGCATTAgacgatttttttttaaaaaaataaaacaaaatgaattaaCCAACCACCCAATAGCTAAGAGGTAAGTCGTTTAGCTCTCATgagtaggggtgagcaaaaccgggtacccaACCCGGTTTTAAAACCGGATCAGTCATCCCGGGTTTTTCGGATTGCAAAAAGCTGACCGCTTCGAGCCCGGTTTAAACGGATACTAAAAAAATCGGGATCTCGGTTTAAAtcggatcggatatcggatatccggatccaaattaagtttcatctactccatggatttttttatataacatcaacattcataaaaaaacaaatatgaaactCTGTAAACTttataaagaggattaaaagcctacattattctccccacaaaaaaattcaaaaaaataataaagagtttcaccgatcttagacataaagatttgaaatttttttccttttacttttaaccctataagagtttaaatttattaatatgtatatatataataatgtaactatataagtaactctttaagtatttaaacaagggattttaatttttttttctacttacgtccttgtaaaattttaaatttattaatatatatatataataaatttaaattttatatggtctaaaaagtaaaaaaaaaaatatatcttagagggtttaaatgagggatttggaaaatttaaactaaagggtttaaatgagggatttggatttttttttcttttttactttttaaaccatataaaatttaaatttattatatctaattatatatctatatctaattttatatatatataaatgaatatattaaaaaccggatcggattcggatacccggtttttaatttctcccgacccgtatctgatccggttttcaccttaaaaattcggaccgggtacccgaccctATTTTTCGGATTTGGTACCCAAAAATTTCGGGTAAAAAAACCggatatcggatcggatcatcgaatccggatttttttgctcacccctactcATGAGGGAGATTGAGACTTTGACTTTCTCTCAAAGCATGGTTGAGTCTAGTGTGTGTGGTAGCTTGtccattttgttaaaaataataataataataaatcaatcaataaaatatattaaaacaaaaaaaaaatacaaaagagatACTCTTTCCTGCCCTTTATTGTTgctcattttaaataaataatatgaatttaaaaatttggttaaaattaactagtaatttaaaatttataaaaattatattaatttttcaaacttattttttataaattatatttaaaaaatgtgtagatgtatataatttattaaaaattataaaaaatattaactataaaaaataa
The DNA window shown above is from Dioscorea cayenensis subsp. rotundata cultivar TDr96_F1 chromosome 12, TDr96_F1_v2_PseudoChromosome.rev07_lg8_w22 25.fasta, whole genome shotgun sequence and carries:
- the LOC120273729 gene encoding ferredoxin--NADP reductase, root isozyme, chloroplastic-like isoform X1, with the translated sequence MALKANLCSVMHAQMLPGKSLGFNRSASLIFSNLSFRNNAPTSLPCLSLRKEKQQYSNYNHNVIRMSGLRATKLNAAVIPLEAAEVRSEVPVEVEKLYTTVVSVETLVGPKGGLGEVCHIVLDHGGSFKFKEGQYLLVHFQSIKRYFSIASCSRGDTFDDKTLSLCVRRAELLPDSVSNYLCNVKAGDTVEISGPFGGQMVFTERREMNSKHIMVASATGVAPFRSNIQHIFSSILLGNTDHVWLISGADNYNSLLYDKEFTQIQNNHINRFRYQRALNNSVDDSIYGSGDEIFKLLETGAYIYISGSSTTLPGIKATFAKIAQERGVVWDDMLRELQNTNHWRVEVY
- the LOC120273729 gene encoding ferredoxin--NADP reductase, root isozyme, chloroplastic-like isoform X2; translation: MALKANLCSVMHAQMLPGKSLGFNRSASLIFSNLSFRNNAPTSLPCLSLRKEKQQYSNYNHNVIRMSGLRATKLNAAVIPLEAAEVRSEVPVEVEKLYTTVVSVETLVGPKGGLGEVCHIVLDHGGSFKFKEGQYLLVHFQSIKRYFSIASCSRGDTFDDKTLSLCVRRAELLPDSVSNYLCNVKAGDTVEISGPFGGQMVFTERREMNSKHIMVASATGVAPFRSNIQHIFSSILLGNTDHVWLISGADNYNSLLYDKEFTQIQNNHINRFRYQRALNNSVEDSIYESGNEIFTLLKAGAYIYIAGSSTMLPGIKETFVKIAQERGVDWPKMLDQLQKTNHWRVEVY